Sequence from the Solea senegalensis isolate Sse05_10M linkage group LG1, IFAPA_SoseM_1, whole genome shotgun sequence genome:
AGTCCAAACAACTGTTACAGGCTCTCCTGGTGAACCTGCACGTACCGGTGTGTCCTCTTTTATTGTGACGGAACTTGTGCAGCTTGTTTCAGTAATCACAGCTCTGTTCATGGAGAGAAAAGTCAACACGTCTGGGTGCCATTGCGCTTCACTTCACctgctcattttcattcataatgaCAGACACTGTGACCTGTCTCTGCACCACTCCTTCTCACTTATTCCTGAGCCCAGAAGCAGGGGCCTCACTGGTGTGGAGGCTGAGTGAATTCTGTGACTAAGCCCTGACTTGCGTCTTAGTTCATGTTCAAATATGTATatcacacacacctctgtcaGCTTCCTATATACAGATTCAGTGTATGATCTTACATGAATGGCATGTTAAGCAATTCATCGTGCTGTCCATGCAGAGGTGGCTGCGCTCTGCCGATGTAAGGATTCTGCGGCAGCTGGTGTCCGTGCATGAAGGTATCGAGGCCACGCGTTGGCTGATGGAGGAGCGAGGAGCCTTCGCCAGTCGAGGCAGCAGCTTGACAAGCAGCCTGAGCAGCCTGGAGCAGGCACCATCAGTGACCTATGGCAGGTACAgttgttgtatatatatatatatcacttcaaaaaacatgttatttatttttgcaaataacaaactgaattcatcTTTTGATACCCACATTTGAGCTGGCTCACTGgacttctctgagaagtcagaacattcaaggaaagaaaaataactataatttggcATCTTGATCAAGAATGTACTTTACTgtttgttcattattatttttatttttttgtaaaacagtacatttgaaaatccatggttattatattttagcattaaaaatataattttgcaTAAAGACCTTCTACACACGGGTGCATTCATTCTAGTTTTAAAGAGCGACAGGGTCATGTTGTAGGCCACaacctgtagaagctgtttttcttttatgtgttaTTGTAAAACTGCGTAAACATTTCGTGTATTTTCTGGATAGgttccaataaagtgactgattaataattatactgtatgctCATTATAGCCTTGCTAAAACAACTTTTGCTTTTGGCACAttactgtgtgttgtgtattttgtgcGCAACAAAGGATTTCTCAGTTGTGGACATTACAATTGTATTGGGATCAGGTACAGATtacaatgtatttttaatctcaatgttatttattttcttaaagatTTGTGCCACGTTCTCGTCATGTAGTGAAGCACGTACCACAACAGCACATGTTTTTTGGTGTTTACTCCACATCTGGATCATTACTGATGTTGCTTTGACAGGGAAAGCCCGAGTCCAACCTGCCTACAGGATCTCACTGAAACAACTGGTGAGGATTCAGCGGGTCATCGATcaccacacactgaccacaacAGCTCCTTGGATGTTCTTCGTCCAGAGTCTTCAGAAGTGACTCCATTCACTCTCGCTGACCCCTCACATAATCCTGCCCATGGTTCAGTCAgtttaaaaaagtcacagtCGCAGGACTGGGACACACGTCTGTCTGAAGACATCAAAGTTAGTGCTGGTACCATCACAAGAGCTCTGCTCAGATCCAGAAAGTCAAGAGGAGTGAAAGATAGTAGTTTTCCTCTCACCCCGGAGACTTCCAAAGCCtcggaaaacaacaacatgacagaAGAGAAGGCAAGTGCACCTAAAAGAGAGGAGCTTCTGCTGGGGTATGATGCTCAGTGGTGCTGGGTGGAGTCGCAGGATGATGTGACGTTTCTATGATTTTTATGATGAAGGAGTTAGATTTAAACTGAAATGCACTTTGATATTTATCGTGTGTCCTTTGAATAGGAAGCATGTTTAAAGACAAATACCTGTGTCAGGGATTTAGTTTGGAATGTTTACTTTCAAAGCCTATCCTGTATTTGTGACCTtgtgtagtattattattatggatttatttattttccatacCACTCATGATGGGACTGGTGCAACTCAACTACACAAGCCAAGTATCAAAGTAACAGAACAACgcaattataaaatatataactaGTCACAGTGGACACACCTCTACTAAGTTCCCCACAGTGTCAATAAAGGTGAAGCTCCAGATTCTCAACAAACTATACAGTATTATTGACCCATATGAAGTATTTTCCCATGGTgatttaaaaactacattttaaagttcttaatgaaaatgttgaaaaccgTGCATGGTTAACAATTTATCCTCAATGTGACCTGAACACAAAGACTCAAGAAGATGATGCTGATGTTCAACTTTCTGTAATAAACCAGACAAACGGTGGTTCTCACTCGTTTCTTAACCCAAACACTGTACTAATTGTATTAACGTGTACGTGCAAAGGTAATTTGCGTGATCATGGTAACATGAGCCCTCAGCGGTGGTGCCTTCacgtttctctttctcttacCGTACAGaatttttaatgtgaatatacTTCTCATATATCATTATGTCTAACAGGTGTTCGTTATTCGTGCTAACACGTAACAATATGTTACGTTTATACGTTTTTTTGTATGCGCACAAACTGTCGGAAATGACCGAGGAAATGTCAGGTTATCGCTCTGTAGGTCTGACCCGCGTCCGATCATAATATTTCCGACAGACTGCAAACATATCAAAGAACGTCAGCGACGTGCAGGAAGTGTCTGCGAAACATTAGACGTTACAGGTGGATAAAGGTCGATATGTGATGTTTCAGGCGGTTGGACGGGGAACATGGCGGCTTGTTTTCTGCGTGGTGTCCTTCTCGTCACCCTCACGGCGTGGACATTAGCAGACGGTgcgtgtttttgttgtgtttgtttaagacGGAGGAAACGGGTGTTAGCATGCCGGCTAACTGTTACTGCTAACTGACTTCTACTGCGTTCACGATGAcactgaaatgtttattttacttgaCATCTTCAAATACTGTACAAAATATTTGGTTAACATGTGTTAATTTTAGCTAACCTCCATACCAGCAATTGTCAACCTCACTAAATAATCCACTCTGTCACTCAACCTGCAactattttcatgattaaatgACGTTTATTAAGCAAAAATGCCACATGTGTGCTGATTCTAGTTTGTTAAATGTGAggatgtgatgtgtttgttaCACATATGACGATAAGGAGAATGTTTATGGGTCTGTAGCATGTAAATGAACCTTATTTAACCTAGCCCTGGTCCTGTCCTGGTCAAGACAGGTAGCAGCACAgttacaaacaaaccaaacaaggcTACAGACAAACAGTCAGAAGCCATTGAtactattaaaaacacaaaataattaaatatgtaattttCAGGACCacaatcataatcataatcataaacCCCCCCCCTTTGACTGGAATCTTAAATTCCAGTCAAAGGGAGCAGGAAACATAAAGGCCTTTTCCCCAATTCAGTTCTGACCCTTGGGACAGACAGTGGGAGAATATCCTGGGAACGAAGCCCATATAGGAGACCAAGCTCCTCTGATTGATAAAAGTCAACGGTTGGGATGGAAGACCCAGAATAACTCCGTAAATTCATTTCCGCCAATAATTTTCCCTCGTCtgataaaatatattaattcaATAATAACAAATTACATACAATTTACTTAAcctaaataaacatttatcgAATAAACTTTGCACTcgtatatttaaaataaattagaaactAATAGTGAATACAGGTAGTTGAATACtaaattttattaaaacatttatattgatttgcagcatttATCGAGaccaaaaatgtgtaaaattggTCTAAATCTTGTGTCTTACAGATGGACAGTTGACGTTCATGTCAGAGCTCTCATCCAAACCTGCTCAGACGTTGTCAAAGTACAGTTGGTACGGCAACGTGAGGCTGCAGAGGTTTCACATTCCAGAGGAGACTGCCATCGCTCGCTGGCTGTTCTCAGTCACAAAAGTCAATAACTTCCACTgtggacagaaaaatgtcaccaTGTGAGTGACTCCCACTTTCCTCCACTGTAATgcttgtctctttttctttttttcttctttttttcagtaaaatcGGGTCTTTGTCTCACACTTCCGCACTTACGTACTTGTCTCACGCTCGACCAGTTTCTCTGCTGGATTCTCTGCAAACACTTGCTTTCGCTTTTCATCTTTTtgaaatgtatgttttctcTCACCTTTTGTAGCCAAATTCGATGGGGTGCCCCTCCAGTAGTAAACCCGATAAGTTCGGTGTTTCCTAATGCAACAATGTGGAGCCCCTGCCTGTCTCTGACCCTTCCAGTAGCTTCACAGAGCACCACCACCACGTTCAACTTGTCTGACCCCTCTCCTGGTGACTGGTATGTTACTGCCCACCTTCCTGTGGATGACGGGCGCATAGAGCAGAAGGTCTGCATCAAACCATTTATATTTGAATCTTGATACACTCTGTTATTTCTGTAGGTGTTTGAAGACTTGTTTTACTTGACACTTTAGAAcatcatttcaatgtttttggaaacactgatcaacatttctcgaaatttctgacattttttggactgAATTAGTACTCAATTACTCGAGAAAATTATCCACAGATTTACTGTGACTGCATGTTTATTCAaactgatttgttgttttaaacagcAAGATAAGGTTTTAGCATTCCATTTAGGTTTACTAATACAATTCAATTGTATCTGATCCTGTTCTACCATTGCAGTGGTTTTTGGGACATTAGTCTCTTATGTAAAGTAGCTAGGCCAcattcttctttcttctttttcacagcCTCTGTTTATGTAGCACAATTATATGTGGTAGTTTTGTGTTCTGAACCAATGGCTGGCCTTTTctttgtgtacatatatactggGTACAAATGTGCTGTAAGTGTCTCAGGGCACTgccagttttttgttgtttttatgtttgtcaaattctgtgactgaaagttggtcttgtATATTGGCAAGCTCTCAATAAGCTGGCAGAGACCTTTTTCACCACAGAGATTTTCTATTGACAAAGAAAAGTAGGACAAACAGGATTTACCAGTACATTAACTAGGGCCCCACTTCAGTTTTTAGAGAGCCAGGGTCACGCTATTGTCATTAgtgttagggtaagggtaagttttttttctgagaaatTGCTGTTATGAAACGACTTACATGTTTCCCATATTTCCTGCGTGTGTGTTCCAGGAAGGTgattgtgaaatattgtcatTAAAGCATTGTTAAACGTAATGGTGGCCTAATAAATGATCTTTCTTGTCAGGGTCTTCCGTCCTGCTCCTATTTTTTCCAGCCTCAGCTATCGATCAGGAGAGCGGTGGACACACCCATTTTACAGCAGGGTACATTCCTCCAACAAACCGCCACACCTGACAGTCCGACACGCCTCAAGTAAGTGTCGGGGCATGTTTGTATacatatgttattatttaactgtGCTACAGTTGATAGTGTTGTAATTTTCCACATTAGTTTTTGCTGTTTGCAGAAGGAAGAGTtaatgtatttgtgtctgtATTAGGCTGTATGTTCCAGAGTTTGCAtcttctctctccatctctgtggcCGACTGTTCATCAGGGGAAGGAACAGATGGTGGGAACTGTTCACTGGTCCTCAGACTGGgctcttcctctctgcagcagAGCCCAGTAACAGTAAACTGCTCAGGGACTGGTTGCTCCGCAGTGCTCTCTAACCCTCCATGGGACTCATGGTTACGAGTTGTTGTTGAGAGCAGCCAAGACAACCGTACTGTAACCTTTAGTATCTTCTCAAACTACACAGGTGACTATAGCAACttcctcttgtgtctcattcttataacagtttattttagggctgcacaatatatCATTGCATCATCAATTAGTAGTGCTTTTTCTTCAGTCACACAGATGAGTAGGAATATGCACATACatggacacacatgcactttaatTTAACTCGTATCCCCCAGAAGTTGccacacagttttgtttttttttgtgaaaatgacagCAAGGTACTGATTCTTGAATTAATATTATAAACTTTCTGGCAGTGTCTCATTAATAGatttaaacataatttaattattttataataaagcaaatattacattacattacattacatgtcatttagcagacgcttttatccaaagcgacttacaattgaatcaagtacaattagccaggggtggaatcgaacttgcaaccatgatgtctttggtacacaaggtagggtcttaaccactgagctactccACCCCTAGGGCtgtctataaataaataaataaatagggcTGCATCTAACaatacttgtttggtccattgaaaatgttgtaaaatgttgattggtatttaccaaacctggaaataatgatgttcttgaacgtcttgtttggtccacaacgattcacatttaatgttattattgaaaaaacactcaagccAATTAATCGATTGCCAAAAAAgttcgattaataatcgattagttgaagaatcattgcagccctaaaaccaaatattacatttcaaaatattgGACTTtataaacaattttttttcattgtcattatAACCAGCCATCTGAATCATATATAATGGTTTCCTTTAGTGAAACTATTGAGCttagcatattttttttatgttgatctCCATAATTTCATACAGTAGGATAAAACATA
This genomic interval carries:
- the LOC122766876 gene encoding leucine rich adaptor protein 1-like, whose amino-acid sequence is MAGENLSDSFPELKEVENKLGRKTPESLLTWMRDAASCGDDVDDEWRDHSSAFSGRLSDRILTLKQEMRWLRSADVRILRQLVSVHEGIEATRWLMEERGAFASRGSSLTSSLSSLEQAPSVTYGRESPSPTCLQDLTETTGEDSAGHRSPHTDHNSSLDVLRPESSEVTPFTLADPSHNPAHGSVSLKKSQSQDWDTRLSEDIKVSAGTITRALLRSRKSRGVKDSSFPLTPETSKASENNNMTEEKASAPKREELLLGYDAQWCWVESQDDVTFL